In Myxococcales bacterium, a single window of DNA contains:
- the rodA gene encoding rod shape-determining protein RodA, translating to MMRDWGLSNRGSAQAREHFDWTLFLASSMLAVVGVINLYSATSAARAALSDIYIQQIYWLVLGGIFATIVCVVDYRHYERLGYLLYALGIVLLLLVFILGKDIRGSSRWINIGSFSFQPSEFTKIFLIIALAKYLHDDPKSEGRTLGDLLVPALIAAVPTLLVLKQPDLGTALIHGLIFTTICLLTRIKWRSVVQLVLGVGVALPLAWAYGMKDYQKKRITTFLNPEENLLGSGWHAHHARVAIGAGGVTGQGFMKGTQNQFHFLPDQHSDFPFAVYAEDWGFLGGVFLVFLYAFLVLWAIRVASSAKDRFGAVLAIGCGALIFWHAVFNLGMVTGLLPVVGVTLPLFSAGGSSVLTIMMSLGLLMNVSIRRHATTGGLM from the coding sequence ATGATGCGAGACTGGGGCCTGTCGAACCGAGGGTCGGCGCAAGCGCGCGAGCACTTCGACTGGACGCTCTTCCTGGCGAGCTCGATGCTCGCCGTGGTCGGCGTCATCAACCTCTACTCGGCCACGAGCGCCGCGCGCGCCGCGCTCTCGGACATCTACATACAGCAGATCTATTGGCTCGTGCTCGGCGGCATCTTCGCGACGATCGTTTGCGTCGTGGACTACCGCCACTACGAGCGCCTCGGCTACCTGCTCTACGCCCTCGGCATCGTGCTGCTGCTGCTCGTGTTCATCCTCGGGAAGGACATCCGCGGGAGCTCGCGATGGATAAACATTGGGAGCTTCAGCTTCCAGCCGAGCGAGTTCACGAAGATCTTCCTCATCATCGCGCTCGCGAAGTACCTTCACGACGACCCCAAGAGCGAGGGGCGGACGCTGGGAGATCTCCTCGTGCCGGCGCTCATCGCCGCCGTGCCGACGCTGCTCGTGCTGAAGCAGCCCGATCTCGGCACCGCGCTCATTCACGGGCTCATCTTCACGACCATCTGCCTGCTCACCCGCATCAAGTGGCGGAGCGTCGTGCAGCTCGTGCTCGGGGTCGGCGTCGCGCTCCCCCTCGCGTGGGCGTACGGCATGAAGGACTACCAGAAGAAGCGCATCACCACGTTCTTGAACCCCGAGGAGAACCTGCTCGGCTCGGGCTGGCACGCCCACCACGCGCGCGTGGCCATCGGCGCGGGCGGCGTCACGGGGCAGGGCTTCATGAAGGGCACCCAGAACCAGTTTCACTTCCTACCCGACCAGCACTCCGATTTCCCCTTCGCCGTGTACGCGGAGGACTGGGGCTTCCTGGGCGGCGTCTTCTTGGTGTTCCTCTACGCCTTCCTCGTGCTGTGGGCGATCCGAGTGGCCTCGTCGGCGAAAGACCGCTTCGGCGCGGTGCTCGCGATCGGGTGCGGCGCGCTCATTTTCTGGCACGCGGTCTTCAACCTCGGGATGGTGACGGGCCTCCTCCCGGTCGTCGGCGTGACCCTCCCGCTCTTCTCCGCCGGCGGCTCGAGCGTGCTCACCATCATGATGTCGCTCGGCCTGCTGATGAACGTGTCGATCCGGCGCCACGCCACCACGGGCGGGCTCATGTAA